Within Vicia villosa cultivar HV-30 ecotype Madison, WI linkage group LG1, Vvil1.0, whole genome shotgun sequence, the genomic segment ccctaaatttaaattaaaacaaaaaaaataggaTTAATTTAGATATGctagtgaatatatatatatatatatatatatatatatatatatatatatatatatatatatatatatatatatatatatatatatatatatattataaccaacatttctttaaaaaaagtAGAATATTTTCTACGCGCAACAAGATTAATTTTTCGGGCAGACAACTACAATTATGacaactttttttcaaaaaaatttaacattgtTATATATTCAAAACTGAATtccaactcaaaatcttttagTTAAGCCGTATGAAATATCTTACCATTCTCTACAATCAACATATTTGGATGGGCATGCATTAGAGAAGGTTATTTGTACGCATATTAAGAGCCTTACTGCCTTAGAAACAAACACGAAATTAGTAAATCTGTTTCACACATTGCCACTTTAAAAATAACGTTActaactgttttttttttcttctttttttgctctaatataaatataaacttcAAATAGTATAAAAAAGACAATCAAAATTTAACATATTTATTAACATAAAAAATACACATTTTAACAATTACAAAGCATGCACAAAAGGAACAATACATGGTGAATAAAGTATCTGGATGAAGTTACTCAAACTTCATCCTGCCACATTTGATGGAAACACTTTCTGGATAAAATCCAGGAAGCGACGCGAGTAGAATGTAGGATCCACGGCGGAGATAGATAATGAATCAAACTGAATAGATTTATAAGCATGTTCAATCTTCTTTGTCATGTTGTAATCTTGCAATATATCGATGATACCGAGGTAAAGTACAACATCGTAAGCTTCATGGAACATTTGCGAATCCTCTTTTCCTGGAATCTGTTCTGCCCTTGCTGGCATGTTCACACCTAGCTGGATTTGAAGTCTGTATAACGATTTGTGAAGAAAGAAAAACGCTCAGTCTATAATGTTATAGCAACTATCAAATGGTGCACTTAAGAACAGTTTTGTCTTAAACAATATGATCGTCCCGAGTGAAATGGTTAAAATTCTTACCTTGCAGTACCGGGTAGAAGTAGATCCACCTCCTCATCACCAGCAGCTGATGCTCGCAATCGGCTACCCCTAATGTGTGACCCGACAACAACACTACCATCGTCTGCTCCCCGAGGGACCAGAACAAGACCTTGTGGATAGTTATATACTTCATCCTCTAGAGGGTCTGTAGTTGATTACCAAAGTTTTCAAAATTAATCAGTTCCATGAAATAGTGCTAGAAGAAAATACAAGACTTTAAGTAAAGGGCCAATATTAACTGTCTAGATTGGATCTGATACCTACCTTCCTCTGCAAGCCTTGCCAAACCGTCTGAACTTATACTATGGTTGTAGGACGCAGGAGGACGCAGCTGCTGGGGAGCTCGATAATGAACACCTAGAAGAAGGCTATAATCCATTATGTGTTGTTCCTCTAAGAACAAGCTGTCCGTCTCAATCTGCCTGCAAAAGAGAATGAGTAAGAGGTAACATTCATGCTTTGATTGAAGTTGAGCATTGTAGGACTATTACATCTTGAAACTTTCTaaagagttgttagaaaaacGTTTGATGTTCAAACAAACACTAATGCACCATTAATAATGTTGAAGGAGAGTAATttgtcttcctcttcttctttatgATCCTAGGAGTTAAATCTTTTCTTATAACATCAAACGCAAAAATTGGAGCGCAAGagtaaagaaaatattaaatgcCACTTACTTTAATAAAGATTCTCGCCAAGACGGTTCCAAATAAAAGCAGTAGTTCAAATCCAAATCTTTAAGAGTGGTATTCTCATCAATTTCTATCTTGTCGGAAGAACGTCCAAGAGACGAACCTTTTAAATCGAATCTCCTATGGATCCTCAGTTCTGTGCAGAACATATTTCCCATTACAACAAAGCGAAACTGCAAGATAGAAAATCATATATAATTGTTGGCctccaaattaaagaaaataaggtTTAAGTAGTTTGGCATGAAAGATACAAGTCATGATAGGTTCAAATATTTGATGTAGTAcattttctttataaatttttttcattttttagatCTTTCTGATTTGCAAGGATTAAGGTGCAATTCACATTAGTGATTGATAAATACTCAAGAAAATGACTCAGTTGGAGATAAACGAGCTTACCTTTTGACCACTTGAAGGTATAATCCTGTGGAGACCAAAAAATTTGGTAATGAGTGTATTCTCATGTGACTTCACATGATGATGATAATCTGGAAGCATTCTTAGAAGAACCTACATTACAGATTACGGTCACTACATTTTCTATTTTACATCGAAAAATGAAAAGTAGACAAAAACATGTGAACACTAAAGtatcattattaaacatatgcacCAACACCACAAGTTGATTCAACAAATCTGAGCTAAAAGCTCAATTTTCTATATTAGCTTTTGGATTGAAAAACAACCAGGTATAGTGAAATATGAAAGAGAACCAGTTGAAAACAATTCTCCAAGGAAGTTtatatatctatatctgcaacaAGAGTTGATAAACAAGATCCACAAGAAAGTAACACACCTTCACTTCTGATCTTCTCAGTGTCTTGATCATGAAACGATCATCCTGAGACAGGAAAAAGACACTACCACTTTTCCCTGGAGATGATAGTTCTCTCAAAGCATCATTTCCACAAATAGACATCATATAGTCTGCAGCATCAATCTTGAACAATTCTCTCAAATTTCTGCAACAGGTCACAAGGTCATATATAACAAGCACATGAAAggaaaaagaacgaaaaaaataaagaaagaaagagagcAAAACAGAGGCCGCAATAGTGTTTCCTTACCATGTATAGAAACAAAATTGTAAAAAATGAATTGTTTTTGCAATATTATGAAGTTCACACACCAACATCATATGCTATAGGTATTTGAGTAGTTATCAGTTTTGAGGAATTATTCCATTCTTGTATTCACCTTAAGTTGCTAGTAGGCAATGTACTTTGAAATGGATATTCAAAATCAGATGTACAAATTTATAGTGGGAACATCTGTTTTTCCTTTTACTAATGTCAGAAAACTTAGGAAAATTATTGAAACAATATGGtagattaaaattaattacaGTTACTTTAAGAGGAAAAAACGATATTCAGATGAAAATAGAACTAGTCATATAGCCTGATGCTGTCAACCAATCCATAAGAGTAGCAAGGTTTGGTTTAAATGCATGTCAACTGAGTCGATGAATGAAGCAGCggtcatataaaaaaataatatgcctaaaaaagTTTCAACTAACCTGAACACCATAGGGCAGTAATCTTTCCATTTAAAATCATCCGACTGATGAGGAGGTGTCAATTGAGAACCTTCTTTAGGAAAATTCATCCAAAAGCTTGCTTTGGCACCAAAATCGGATGCCCGAACTTCTCGTCTTTGTATTGGGGTAATCTTTCCCACAGTATACCTAGCCATTCGAAGCCCGTTTTTAAGTTACTTACAGAAAAACCATGCAAAAGAAGATGACCAATAATGTGATCAGTGAAAAGATGTGCTCGACCCTATTTTCATTAAAAAGAAAGTATGACTTTATGACCTCTTTCCAACATGGTTTCATCTTgaaaattttatttcattaaaataaattgaaaaaataatttgtaCTAAGCAAAATCATAGTATCTGTAACACTTTTAAATGAAAACAACTAAAGCAGCTTGACTGTAAAAAATGTCAAGGTAATGTCTTTTACCTTATCCCAAGCTGCAAACTAAGCATCAGATCATAACTCCTGTGGCCTTTAATAATCTGTTCCCCGGGTCTTTTGATCTCTTTAGCAATCTTTTTTTTAAGCTGCTTTGCTCTTCTAGTTAGTGATGAAAAACTATTATTTAAAACTACCTCACTTATTAACACCCCTTGCATATACTCACGTTCCAAAATTGGTATCTTTTCATTAACCTCTTTATTTCCATTTTGGAAGACTGAATCTGTTGAAGCTAATTGTGAATCATGGCCAATAACTTTCTCAATAGCTACCTCTAGACTCCACCGCCTTTCGAGAGAAACATTTTTGCTGCGAGATTGGTCCAGATTTAATAGGTTTCTTGTGGCATGCTTATCGGATGAAACACCACTTGATCTCTGGCTCTCACCGGCTTTGCCGTCCCCCATATTAACTGAAGCAGTATGATGAATATGCACCTGGATCTGTTTTCTCAAATCGGGTAATAGCCCTCTTTTCCTTAATGCATTGAGATATATTTCTTGAGCCGATGGAAGACAGCTTCCTTTCGGATAAAAGGTTCCTTTGCCATCTTTTAAACCCCGTGTCCAGGTCCCAACGTAGCAGCCCCCATCACTCCAAGTATATGCGCCAAGACCATGCATCATTCCGTTTAACCAGCTTCCTTCAAATGAGTCTCCACTTACCCAGGTAAGAGTTCCTTTTCCCGACATTGTCCCACCTTTCATATTTCCCAAATATACATTTCCATTAGCCCATGTATACTTGCCTGGCCCCTCAGGAGTTCCTTGGATCCAAGAGCCTTCAAATATATCTCCATTTGGATAAACTTGATAACCAAGGCCATGTTTAAGATTGAATCGCCATCGACCTTTGTAGGTCAAATTTTCTGGACCAATATACGCTCCTGTACCATGAATATACCCACCCGAGAATTCACCTTCATACAATACACCAGAAGGCCATTGTATTTTCCCAAATCCATTTCTCATCCCCAATCTCCACTCACCGTCATATGCACAACCATCCGACCACACATACTTACCCTGACCCTCCGGAACGTTACCAAGAAGGGAGCCAGAATACGACTCACCATTAAGAAGAGAGATGTCCCCAACTCTAAAACCAGCGACTTCAGTAGAATGAACAGCTTCACGATTTGTCAATATAGATATATGGTCTATGTTAGAAAAAATATCAAGAGAGTGCGTTCGATCCAAACTATCAGCTGTAGCCACAGAGACAGACATGCATAATGATCAAAAGGAAATTTCCTTATAGAATTATAACTACCCCGAATTCTCAACCGCTACAACACAATAACGGCCGCAGATAGAAAATCTTACCAAGAGATTGACCTTCAAAACTCTGTCCTTCTGGCTAAAACAAAAAGTCAAAAAATGAAACAAATCAGAAACCTGTCACTGCACAAGCCTTAACACATCCACAATCATACACAaagtttcaaattttattttatcaaaagtgATGAAAAAATAAGAACCAAAaggaaaaaaacaatataaacaaTCAATCATACACAAAAATTGAAGAACAGAAGCTTGACTAGACTTCCATACAGCCGAAAAAGTCCTTATATTGAACAGCTTGcaaaaattatttcaatataagaaaaatcactttccttaataaaaaaaatcacacaGTATACAAAAAAACAGAATAGTCGGTTGATAAAtctttaaaaaatacataaattatcAACTAAGGCAAAAATAATTGCGAAATTAAACGGTTTCCGTCACGACTgaaacaaacaaaacttccacATTATTGCACACAGTGCAACAATAATTGCTATTCCTATTTGCTTTTCCTATTTCAACTCATCAGTTTTCCAAAAATTGTTTACACATTacatttcaattttcaaatcacacaaaattaaaaaaattaagaaactaGATAAATTCTTCTCACATAAACCATTAAACTATTATTTTATTCCGTGCCTCGATTCCGTTAGGATTACAAACTACAAATTTGCAACCAAAAATCAAACACTGGGAGAACAAATTAGATATAACAAAATCTCAATTATCATGATGATAAACATTCGAGATGAAAATATGAATATGAACCGTTTACAGCGATGAGAGAgaaagaggagagagagagagaaagagagagagagaaagagagagagaagagtACCTTGAAAGTGAAAGAAACGAGATAGTAGAGTCAAGTCAAGTGAATAGGTGATAAATATATCAAACTCTGAACTCTCTGTGCTTTGCTGGCTATAGCTTATTTTCCACTTTTTCAAAATTTCGATGAGATTCGTTTTGTTTTGGACTGTAATAAGACTGTGGTGATGGGATCTTAAACTCTTAAACTCTGAATTCTGAAACTTGTTCTTTGTCTTTTATTTTGCCCAAccattgaagatgatgattgtgaGATGATCTTTATTTTGATTTCAagcaagagttttttttttttctatgaaTAAATTATTGTGTTTTGGAAAACAAgatattgttattaatatttgCCCCCGAAAAAAAATATACGAAAAATGCACTATGAATTGATACGCGGGTTACTGTGGAGTGGGCCGGGAAAATAGATCGTACATGATAGATTAATAAATGAGAAGTAAATTTCGTCCTACCTACACTATCTCTCACAATTacgtaatttttaaattattaaaatacctATATATTGAAACTATAAATTACTAAAATATTGATGAATAGAAACGGAGCAAAATGGAACATCATGAAATAAAGTGGATAGAACATAATGAAATATAGATTTTATTGCATTGTTTGTGCACAAAAAAGGACAAGATGATTTATTCTATTGCAGAGACTCCAAATtggatgaaataaaaattaaatgatttgATGGAATAAGATAGAATAAATTCCTTCATGTTCTGTTTCACTCTATCAATTATTCACAAATATAAACAATAAAATCTCATTAGTTATCATTTCATTTTATTACATTTCATCATATACCATTAATTCAAACATAAAAACAACAATTTAATCCTGAAATGATCTTCTCTAACCCACAACTAATAAGAATTATATTAGGTTTGTGCAAGAAGTaccataataaaaaatatattgagatGGAGAAATTAAAAGTGATGAGTAAGTGTGCCTAAGAGTATCTCATTAAATTTGCGATTAACTATTTAGATGTTTGGGAAGTTCTGAATTATCAATGCGTTAAACATTTAGGATGTTTCTTTATGGTGATTTGGATGAGGAGGTTTATGTATCTTTACCCCAAGACATCAACCTTTCTCATCCAAATCAAGTATGTAAGCTTTTAAAATCCCTTTATGGACTTAAGCAATCAACTTCAAACAATGCTTTGCAGATCATTCACTATTTATCCATTAATCTCCCACTCTCTTTAATGTTTTACTTATTTATGTTGATGACCTTGTTATTGCATGCAACAATTTAGAGattatccaaaatattaaaacaacACTACAACATCACTTCaacatcaaggatcttggaaCTCTGAAATACTTCCTAGGGATGGAAGTAGCAAGATCAAACAAAGGCATCATCATCAGCAGAGAGAATATGTGTTGGACATTCTCTCCAATGATGGTCTACTAGGATGCAAGTATGCCAACACCCTAATGTCTAGAAAAACTCATTTAAAGGTCAATGAAGGAACTCCTCTCTCAGATTCAACACCTATATAAGATTGGCTACCCAACTCATTTACCTATTCAATACACGCCCAAATATTGCTTTTATTATTCAATAGCAAAGTCAACATATTAGAAACCCCGCCAATGTTCACCATACAACTATAATTTGAGTCTTGCAGTAACTCAAATAATCTCTAACTCAAAGACTTTTCTTCCCCTCCCCTTCTTCATTGCAGTTGAAGAATTTTTTTGACTCTAATTGAGCCATATGCCCAAATACCCGAAAATCCATCAGTGGTTTCTACATTTATCTAGGTAGCTCATTGGTTTCATGGAAGTTAAAGAAATAACCTACCATTTCTCGTAGATCTACTAAAGTAAAGTATCAGGCAATGACTTCAACTATTTGTGAAATACAATGGCTTACAAACATTCTCAAATAATTACACATACCATTCACTCAACCATCACTTCTCTATTATGACAATGCATCTTCTTGACATATTTCCAGCAATTCCTCATTTCATGTAAGAACTAATCATATAAACATGGAATGCCACCTTGTCTGAGAAAAGCTTCAACTTGACCTTTTCCACCTGCTACCAGTTTCTTCATCACAACAGGtgacaaaaaatttcaataaGCCCCTCGACATGAAGCTTTTCCACAATAACCTCATTAATCTTTGAATACATTCTATATATCCTCAAGCTTATGGGAGTATTAGAAACTTGATTATTTGCCTTAGCAGCCTATTATTAGCTTAAGTGTTTTTCCTATTAGTATGATTAGTTTGTTATTGTTGGACTATAGTTTATTAGTTATACACAAACCAAGTGTATATATGCCACACTTGGTTTTCCCTTTGTACCAACATTTACCTTCAACGGTTCATTAATACAATAAGCTTAATAGGCATTTCACCATGTGTTCCCTTCCTAACACATCAAAATCTTTATGTGTAATAGTGATGcttaaccactcacacttgaaTTCCAACAAACTTCTCCACAAGTGTGAGACACTTAAATCACTAATCTTAATCAATACTAAAATCACACTTCCGCCCCCACTAAACCTAACGTGGTTCTGTTACGTAGATACATTCTACAATAATAATTATGACATTTTTCATGAAAATTTTGGATAGtatagaataaaatcaattataaaTATCTTTGAGGTACTTATAATTTGCATAAAAATTATGACCTTAAATAAAGTACATTGAGTGAATGTTGA encodes:
- the LOC131644638 gene encoding phosphatidylinositol 4-phosphate 5-kinase 9-like, translated to MSVSVATADSLDRTHSLDIFSNIDHISILTNREAVHSTEVAGFRVGDISLLNGESYSGSLLGNVPEGQGKYVWSDGCAYDGEWRLGMRNGFGKIQWPSGVLYEGEFSGGYIHGTGAYIGPENLTYKGRWRFNLKHGLGYQVYPNGDIFEGSWIQGTPEGPGKYTWANGNVYLGNMKGGTMSGKGTLTWVSGDSFEGSWLNGMMHGLGAYTWSDGGCYVGTWTRGLKDGKGTFYPKGSCLPSAQEIYLNALRKRGLLPDLRKQIQVHIHHTASVNMGDGKAGESQRSSGVSSDKHATRNLLNLDQSRSKNVSLERRWSLEVAIEKVIGHDSQLASTDSVFQNGNKEVNEKIPILEREYMQGVLISEVVLNNSFSSLTRRAKQLKKKIAKEIKRPGEQIIKGHRSYDLMLSLQLGIRYTVGKITPIQRREVRASDFGAKASFWMNFPKEGSQLTPPHQSDDFKWKDYCPMVFRNLRELFKIDAADYMMSICGNDALRELSSPGKSGSVFFLSQDDRFMIKTLRRSEVKVLLRMLPDYHHHVKSHENTLITKFFGLHRIIPSSGQKFRFVVMGNMFCTELRIHRRFDLKGSSLGRSSDKIEIDENTTLKDLDLNYCFYLEPSWRESLLKQIETDSLFLEEQHIMDYSLLLGVHYRAPQQLRPPASYNHSISSDGLARLAEEDPLEDEVYNYPQGLVLVPRGADDGSVVVGSHIRGSRLRASAAGDEEVDLLLPGTARLQIQLGVNMPARAEQIPGKEDSQMFHEAYDVVLYLGIIDILQDYNMTKKIEHAYKSIQFDSLSISAVDPTFYSRRFLDFIQKVFPSNVAG